A window of the Brassica oleracea var. oleracea cultivar TO1000 chromosome C1, BOL, whole genome shotgun sequence genome harbors these coding sequences:
- the LOC106343026 gene encoding probable serine/threonine-protein kinase Cx32, chloroplastic, with product MGLFLSCLSSPSSSNTGLHTHALTNNHSNGINFSSSTSTTAATTNTSVGQSQFSEAVSESSGGVMSYSGQILASPNLKVYSFADLVTATKNFKPESMLGQGGFGKVYRGWIDAKTLAPSKVGSGMIVAVKRLNSESVQGFAEWRSEVNFLGMLSHPNLVKLLGYCREDKELLLVYEFMPKGSLENHLFRRSEPFPWDLRIKIVIGAARGLAFLHGLQREVIYRDFKASNILLDSHYDAKISDFGLAKLGPSQEKSHVTTRIMGTYGYAAPEYMATGHLYVKSDVYAFGVVLLEVMTGLRAHDPKRPNGQESLVDWLRPELTNRHRVKHIMDKGIIGQYSSKVAAEMGRITLSCIKPDPKNRPHMKEVVDVLEHIQRINVVPDRSSTKPAVASTSRSSPLHYQYAYRAGAAGAERRRPSPRRFGVEKEIVA from the exons ATGGGTCTTTTCCTTTCATGCCTTTCGTCTCCCTCTTCATCCAACACAGGTCTCCACACTCATG CCTTGACGAACAACCACAGTAATGGAATAAATTTCTCCTCGTCAACGTCCACCACCGCCGCGACGACAAACACTAGCGTCGGACAGAGTCAATTCTCGGAGGCGGTTAGCGAGAGCTCCGGGGGAGTAATGAGTTATTCCGGCCAAATATTGGCATCGCCAAATCTCAAAGTCTACAGCTTTGCGGATTTAGTTACGGCGACCAAGAACTTCAAACCGGAGTCGATGTTGGGTCAAGGAGGTTTCGGAAAAGTTTACAGAGGTTGGATCGATGCCAAGACTCTTGCTCCGTCTAAAGTCGGTTCCGGTATGATCGTCGCCGTCAAAAGATTGAATTCCGAGAGTGTTCAAGGATTCGCAGAGTGGCGT TCAGAAGTTAACTTCTTGGGGATGCTTTCACACCCAAATCTGGTCAAGTTATTAGGATACTGCCGTGAAGACAAAGAACTTCTGCTTGTCTACGAGTTCATGCCCAAAGGAAGCCTCGAGAATCATCTTTTCAGAC GAAGCGAGCCTTTTCCTTGGGACCTAAGGATCAAGATTGTGATAGGTGCAGCTCGTGGCCTTGCATTTCTTCACGGCTTACAAAGAGAAGTCATATATAGAGACTTCAAAGCCTCCAATATACTTCTCGACTCG CACTATGATGCAAAGATTTCAGATTTCGGTTTAGCAAAGTTAGGACCATCACAAGAGAAGTCACACGTTACGACTAGGATCATGGGCACGTATGGTTACGCTGCTCCTGAATATATGGCGACAG GCCATTTATACGTTAAGAGTGACGTATACGCCTTCGGTGTGGTATTACTAGAAGTGATGACCGGATTAAGGGCACACGACCCAAAACGGCCTAACGGACAAGAGAGTTTGGTCGACTGGTTAAGACCAGAACTCACAAACAGACATCGAGTGAAACATATAATGGACAAAGGAATCATAGGCCAATACTCATCCAAAGTCGCAGCAGAAATGGGACGCATCACACTCTCTTGTATCAAGCCAGACCCGAAAAACCGACCGCACATGAAGGAAGTAGTCGATGTACTTGAACACATCCAACGCATAAACGTTGTCCCAGACCGCTCTTCCACTAAACCAGCTGTTGCTAGCACATCTCGTTCCTCACCACTTCATTATCAGTATGCATATCGAGCTGGTGCGGCAGGGGCTGAACGAAGGCGACCCTCGCCTCGAAGATTTGGAGTAGAGAAAGAAATAGTTGCTTGA
- the LOC106297402 gene encoding protein RKD5, which yields MAHSLTSLAIFQGVNHKEMIRSLHVYGSVEIEREFLFERKGRYVEKKAKPLFCSEGLQRAEISLGLVFGTWRCIFVFRSNHSLPQFPTLLCPSRNPKLVDIPNLANVLKFISELKPKKPCFDEHKLLDLVFKEDRVGDGEVDQAKPERFALKQDLNCLPDSETESEKSEDDQTEQSESDVRTEIFKKRRTPSQHVAGLCLEDLSKYFGVPIVEASRKLNVGLTVLKKKCREFGIPRWPHRKIKSLDSLIHDLQEEAEKQQEKNKAAAMVVAKKQKKLEREMRNIVERPFMEIQIETKRFRQDNFKKRHRASRAKKNQESLATSSST from the exons ATGGCACATTCCTTGACCTCACTCGCCATTTTCCAGGGCGTCAACCATAAAG AGATGATTAGGAGTTTGCATGTCTACGGATCCGTGGAGATTGAGCGAGAGTTCTTGTTCGAGAGGAAAGGCCGTTATGTGGAGAAGAAAGCGAAGCCTCTGTTTTGTTCGGAAGGTCTCCAGCGGGCGGAGATCTCGCTAGGTTTGGTTTTTGGCACGTGGAGATGTATCTTCGTGTTCCGGTCTAACCACTCGCTTCCTCAGTTTCCTACCCTTCTATGCCCTTCAAG AAACCCTAAGCTGGTGGACATCCCTAATTTAGCTAACGTGCTTAAGTTCATCTCTGAATTGAAACCGAAGAAACCATGCTTTGACGAGCATAAACTGCTGGACCTCGTCTTCAAAGAAGATAGAGTTGGAGATGGTGAAGTTGATCAGGCTAAACCGGAAAGGTTTGCCCTCAAACAAGACCTTAACTGCCTTCCTGATTCAGAAACTGAATCCGAGAAATCTGAAGATGACCAAACTGAACAGTCAGAATCAG ATGTTAGGACAGAGATATTTAAGAAGAGGAGGACACCATCCCAACATGTTGCTGGACTTTGCTTAGAAGATCTTTCCAAATACTTTGGTGTTCCTATCGTGGAAGCGTCTCGGAAACTCAATGTCGGTCTCACGGTCTTGAAAAAGAAATGCAGAGAGTTTGGGATTCCTCGGTGGCCTCATAGGAAGATCAAATCTCTCGACAGTCTCATCCACGATCTTCAG GAAGAAGCAGAGAAGCAGCAGGAAAAGAACAAAGCAGCAGCAATGGTGGTAGCTAAGAAACAGAAGAAACTGGAGAGAGAGATGAGAAATATAGTTGAGAGACCGTTCATGGAGATACAGATAGAAACCAAAAGATTCAGACAAGACAACTTCAAAAAAAGACATAGAGCTTCCAGAGCCAAGAAGAATCAAGAATCTCTTGCCACTTCCTCTTCAACTTGA